CAGGAGGACAAGGAGCAGATCTTCGACGGGCTGGAGTCGCTCTCTCTGGCGCTCGCCGCGATGACCGGCATGGTCCGCGACATGGTGCCGGATCCGGCAGTCCTGAGGAAGGCGGCGGGCGCCGGCTACGCGACAGCGACCGACCTCGCCGACTGGCTGGTGCGCCGCCTCGGCATCCCGTTCCGGGAGGCCCACCACGTCACCGGCCGGATCGTCGGGATCGCGGCCGCGGCGGACTTGCCGCTCGAGAAGGTGCCCCTCGCCGAGATGCAGGCGGTCCACGCCGGCATCACCGAGGAGGTCTTCGAGGTGCTCGGCGTGGCGCGCTCGGTGGCCAGCCGGACCAGCTACGGCGGGACGGCGCCGAAGAACGTGCGCCAGCAGGCCAAGGCCTGGCTGAAGCGGCTCGGCAAGGAAGCGGCCGCGCCGGCACGGCGCGAAGGTCCGGCGTGACGCGCGCCGCGCGGTCCGCTAGGCTCCGCCGATCGACCCGGAGATCGTCCCCGCCCATGGCTCTTCCGTCCAGGCTCCCGACCGTCGCGGCGCTCTTGGCGCTCGGGCTCGTGCTCACGGCCTGCGGGCGCCGCGGCGATCCCGAGTTCGTCTCCGAGGAGCGGGCCGCGGCCCCGCCGGCGGCCGGCAGCCTGGTGGCCCCGGCACCGCGCGCCACCGAGCCCGTGAAGCCGAAGCAGCCCTTCGTGCTCGACCGGCTGCTGTGAGCCGGGCACCGGTCGCGCCCGCCCCGCGCAGGGCCGGCCCGACACCGGCGCGTCACTTTCGCCGCTGTTGACGATGGACGGGGCGGTCCGGATGTGGAACATTTTCGTATCCGGGTGACGTTCGGGGGAACGGCGCCGTGGCAAGCACGTTCGAGGGCCGGACGGGGCGCGGCCCGGTTCCGGCTATCACGGAGAGAGGGACGGCCGGGGGGCCAGGGTCGGACGGACCCGCAGCGAGGAGAGGTCGTTTGACCACGCGCCCGACGGACACGAACCCGGACCCCGGCGGCATCGGCCGCCAGAACGCCGCCCTGGAGCGCCGCATCGCCGGCGCCGTTTCGCGAGCCCGGATCGCCCTCCTGTGGGAAGACCTCTGGCCCCGGCTCGCCTGGCCGGCCGGGGTGATCGCGGCGTTCCTGGCCGCCTCCTGGCTCGGGCTCTGGCTCGTGGCGCCGGAGGGGATCCGAGTCGCCGGTCTGGCGCTGTTCGCCCTGGCGTTCCTGGCCTCGCTCCTGGCGTTCCGCGGTTTCCGCGCGCCCGGCCGCGAGGCCGCGCTGGCGCGCGTGGAGGCGACCTCCGGGTACCGGCACCGGCCGCTCGCCACCTTCGAGGACCAGCTTCCGGCGCAGGCCGACCCGATCGCGCGGGCTCTATGGGACGAGCATCGCGCGCGCATCCTGCGGGCGGTGGCTGGCCTGAAGGCCGGCACGCCGCGTCCGGGGCTGGCGCGGCGCGACCGCTTCGCGCTCAGACCCGTGCTCGGGCTCCTGCTCTTCGTTGGGCTCTTCGCCGGCGCGGGCGAGTGGTCGAGCCGCATCACCGCCGCCTTCAGCGGGCCGGTCGCGCCCGAGCCGCCGCAGGCCCGCATGGACGCCTGGGTGACGCCGCCGGCCTATACAGGCCGGCCGCCGATCTTCCTCACCGGCCAGACCCCGCCGGCGACCGAGCCGGACGGCACGATCCGCGTGCCCGAGGGCAGCCTGCTGGTCCTGCGGACGCCGGCGCCCAAGGAGGGCGGGCCGGCGACGACGGTCCGTATCGCCAGCGCGGGCGGCAGCCGCACGGTCGACGCCAAGGCGCCCGATGCCGAGGCGACCCGCGCGGCCGAGCGCAAGCCGGCCCGGACGGAGCAGGGCGGCGCGCCGGGCGCGCGCCCGACCGCCGCCACGGCGTCCGCCGCCGATACGCTCGTCGAGCACGAGGTGGCGCTGGCCGAGCCCGCGACCGTCACGGTCGCGCGCGGCGACAGGCCGGCGGCGAACTGGCGCTTCTCCGTGGATCCCGACCTCGATCCGAAGATCCGCCTCGTCGGCAAGCCCGAGGTGCAGCGGACCGGGTCCGTGAAGGTGGTCTACGAGGTCTCGGACGACTATGGGGTGGTGGCCGCGGAGGCGCGATTCGAGCCGACCGCCGAGGCCTACGCCATCGCGTCCACCGCCTCCACGGTGCGGCCGCTGGTGGGGGCGCCGGAATTCCCGCTGACCCTGCCCCAGGGCCGGGCCAAGACGGGCCAGGCCCAGACCTTCCGCGACCTCGCCTCGCACCCCTGGGCGGGCGCGACGGTGAAGATGACGTTGGTCGCGCGCGACGAGGCCAACCAGGAGGGACGGTCGGAGACGGTCGAGTTCCGCCTGCCGGAGAAGAACTTCTCCAAGCCGCTCGCCCGCGCGCTGATCGAGCAGCGCCGGGTGCTGGCGCTCGACGCCAACCGGGCGCCCCGCGTGATCGACGCGGTGGACGCGCTGATGATCGCGCCGGAGAGGTTCACCCCGGAGGCTCCGGTCTATCTCGGCCTCAGGATGGTGCACCGGACCCTCCTCAAGGCGAAGTCGGACGACGACCTGCGCGCCGCGCTCGACCTGATCTGGCAGGTCGCCCTGTCGATCGAGGACGGCGACCTGACGGCGGCCGAGAAGGCGCTGCGCGACGCCCAGGAGGCCTTGCGCAAGGCGATCGAGCAGGGGGCCTCCGAGCAGGAGATCGCCAAGCTCACGCAGGAACTGCGCGACGCCCTGGACCGCTATCTGCGCGAGTTCGCGCAGCGTGCCCTGCAGAACCCGCAGGCGCGGGCGCCGAACGATCCGAACCAGCGCACCATGCGCAAGCAGGACCTGGACCGGATGCTGAACCGGATCGAGGACCTCGCCAAGACCGGGTCGCGGGACGCCGCCAAGCAGCTCCTGTCGCAGCTGCAGCAGATGCTGGAGAACCTGCAGGCTGGCCGGCCGCAGCGGCAGCAGAACGGGCAGCAGGGCGAGATGTCCGAGATGATGGACAAGCTCGGCGAGCTGATCCAGCGGCAGCAGCAGCTGATGGACCGCACGCACCGGGCCGATCCCCGCAACCAGCAGGGCAACCGCCAGGGCCAGCGCCGGCCGCAGCAGGGCCAGAACGGCCAGCCCGAGAAGCCGATGACGCCGGAGGAGCTGGCGCAGGCCCTGAAGGACCTCCGCCAGAAACAGCAGGAGCTTCAGCAGGCGCTCAAGGAACTGCAGGACCGCATGGCCCAGCAGGGCATGGGGCAGCAGGGCCAGGAGGGCAAGCAGGGGCAGCAGGGTCGCCAGGGACAGCAGGGCCGGCAGGGCCAGGGCCAGCAGGGCCAGGGGCAGGCGGGCCGCGGGGAGCGCGGGCAGGGCCAGGGCCAGGGCCAGGGGCCCTTCGGGGAAGCCGGCGAGGCGATGGGCGACGCGAGCGACGCGCTCGGCGACGGCCAGCCCGGTGAGGCCACCGGCGCCCAGGGACGGGCACTCGACGCGCTCCGGCAGGGGGCGCGGGATCTCGCCGACCAGATGGCGCAGCAGCAGGGCCAGGGCCAGCCGGGCGTCGGGCCGGAGGGCGAATCCTCCATGAACGACGATCCGCTCGGGCGCCCCCGCCGGCACGACGGACCGGACTATTCCAACACCGTCAAGGTGCCCGACGAGATCGACGTGCAGCGCGCCCGCCGCATCCTGGAGGACATCCGGCGTCGGCTGGGCGAGAACTACCGCCCGCAATTCGAGCTGGACTACCTGGAGCGGCTGCTCAGAAACGAGTGAGGGGCGGCTCCGGACCGGGGCCGTTCGGCGTCGTCGCCGGGCTCGACCTCGGAGCCCTAGCGGGCGCTGACCTCGGTCAGGAACTTCTGGCGAATCGCGCGGCCGAAATCCCGGTAGCCATCGGCCGGGACCACGAAGGAGGCGGGGCCGCCCTGGATGTTGCGGCGGTACCAGTCCTCGAGAGTCGCCTTCTCGTCGCCCTCCAGGATCGGCAGGCCGTTGACGGTCGTGTCCATGGCCACGAGGGCGTCGCGCTCGGCGGCCGGCGGCACGGCGGAATTGCAGTTGTCGCGGCCGTCCCCGGAGACGTCCACGACGAAGCGGTCGGCCTCGAAGGCGAGCGTGGCGCGGAGCTTGGCGGCGGCGAAGTGCAGCATGGCACCCGCACAGGTGAAGTCACCGGGCCGGCGCGGCGCGTTGCGGACGGTGGCGGCGAGCCGGTAGGCGTCGTCGCGGCTCGCGACCCGCATCCACGGGATGGTGACGCTCTGCCGGTCGGACCATTGCACGAGCGTGATGGCGACCGCGCCGCGTGCGCCGCCGAGGATCGCCTTCTGGATGGCGGGGTCCTCGAGCGCGCGGGCGATGCCTTCCATCTGCAGGCGGAAGCGTTCCTCGTCCACCGAACTCGAGACATCGACGGCCAGGACGAGGGCCGTGTCGACGCCGATCTTCGGATCGATGCCCGCCGCGCGGGCCGGAGGACCGGCGACGAAGAGACCGGCTGCGAGGACGAAGGCCGCGGCCCGCCGCCCTACCCCGATGCGGGCCTGCGTCACGGGCGCACCCGGTCCCGGTTCATGGCCCGGTCCCAGCCGATCGCCGCGTCCAGGCCGCGCACGTCGCGCAAGGTCGCCAGTTCGACATTGGCGTCCGTCAGGTCGGCGCCGGCGAGGTTCGCCCCGGTCAGGTCGACGCCCGTGAGGTTGGCGCCGACCAGACGGGCACCGGTCAGGTCGGCGCCGACCATCTTCGCCCAGGTGAACTGCACGCCGGTCAGATCCGCCGCATGCAGGTTCGCCCCGGAGAGATCCGCCATCTCCAGGAAGGTGCGGGGGTGCAGCTCGATGACGGTCATCCTGTAGTGGCCGAGCTGGGCTCCGGCGAGGTTGGCGCCGCGCAGGTTCGTGCCGTTCAGGCGCGCGAAGATGCGCGCCCCTGACAGGTCCGCCCCGGCGAAGTTCGGCGCGTCGGCCACCATCCGCATGCCGAGGTCGAGCTCCGTCGTGACCGAGAGCCGCAGAAGGCTGGCGCCGCGCAGGTCGGCCCCGGCGAAGTTCGTCTTCTGCACGGTGGCACGGTCGAGATGGGCGCCTGCGAGCCGGGCGTTGGAGAGGTCGGCATTGGCGACGTCGGCGGCATGCAGGTTGGCCTTGTCGAGCCGCGCGGCCTTGAAGTCGAGGCCCGCGAGATCCAGGAAGGACAGGTCCTTGCCCGCCAGGTCGATCGGCCTGGAGCGGTCAGCACCGGCCAGCAGCCGCGCCACCTGGACGTCGGTCATGTCCGCCGCGCGTGTCTCGGCCGACAGGACCACGCCCGCCACCGCCGCCATGACTGAAAGGAGCCGCCTCACGTCCGTCCGCCTGCGCCTCGCCCGCCCCCTTGGACCGGAGACCGGTGACTATCCCGATATTCGCGTCGCCCCGCAACCGTCCCGGGGCCGCGGCGGGGGCGGTCGCGCGTCACACCCGGCTCGGTGGTGCCTCGCCCTTGAGGACCAGCAGGGCATGGTTGATCTCCGCCCCGAGCAGGAACAGGAGACCGACGATGTAGAAGAAGAGCATCGTGGCGATGATGCCCGCCAGACCCGCGTAGGTGCGCGTGTAGCTCGCGAAATGGGAGAAGTAGTAGGAGAAGACGTAGCCTGCGACAAACCACAGGCCGAGCGTGACGA
This sequence is a window from Prosthecomicrobium sp. N25. Protein-coding genes within it:
- the lptM gene encoding LPS translocon maturation chaperone LptM; translated protein: MALPSRLPTVAALLALGLVLTACGRRGDPEFVSEERAAAPPAAGSLVAPAPRATEPVKPKQPFVLDRLL
- a CDS encoding TIGR02302 family protein; amino-acid sequence: MTTRPTDTNPDPGGIGRQNAALERRIAGAVSRARIALLWEDLWPRLAWPAGVIAAFLAASWLGLWLVAPEGIRVAGLALFALAFLASLLAFRGFRAPGREAALARVEATSGYRHRPLATFEDQLPAQADPIARALWDEHRARILRAVAGLKAGTPRPGLARRDRFALRPVLGLLLFVGLFAGAGEWSSRITAAFSGPVAPEPPQARMDAWVTPPAYTGRPPIFLTGQTPPATEPDGTIRVPEGSLLVLRTPAPKEGGPATTVRIASAGGSRTVDAKAPDAEATRAAERKPARTEQGGAPGARPTAATASAADTLVEHEVALAEPATVTVARGDRPAANWRFSVDPDLDPKIRLVGKPEVQRTGSVKVVYEVSDDYGVVAAEARFEPTAEAYAIASTASTVRPLVGAPEFPLTLPQGRAKTGQAQTFRDLASHPWAGATVKMTLVARDEANQEGRSETVEFRLPEKNFSKPLARALIEQRRVLALDANRAPRVIDAVDALMIAPERFTPEAPVYLGLRMVHRTLLKAKSDDDLRAALDLIWQVALSIEDGDLTAAEKALRDAQEALRKAIEQGASEQEIAKLTQELRDALDRYLREFAQRALQNPQARAPNDPNQRTMRKQDLDRMLNRIEDLAKTGSRDAAKQLLSQLQQMLENLQAGRPQRQQNGQQGEMSEMMDKLGELIQRQQQLMDRTHRADPRNQQGNRQGQRRPQQGQNGQPEKPMTPEELAQALKDLRQKQQELQQALKELQDRMAQQGMGQQGQEGKQGQQGRQGQQGRQGQGQQGQGQAGRGERGQGQGQGQGPFGEAGEAMGDASDALGDGQPGEATGAQGRALDALRQGARDLADQMAQQQGQGQPGVGPEGESSMNDDPLGRPRRHDGPDYSNTVKVPDEIDVQRARRILEDIRRRLGENYRPQFELDYLERLLRNE
- a CDS encoding DUF1194 domain-containing protein → MTQARIGVGRRAAAFVLAAGLFVAGPPARAAGIDPKIGVDTALVLAVDVSSSVDEERFRLQMEGIARALEDPAIQKAILGGARGAVAITLVQWSDRQSVTIPWMRVASRDDAYRLAATVRNAPRRPGDFTCAGAMLHFAAAKLRATLAFEADRFVVDVSGDGRDNCNSAVPPAAERDALVAMDTTVNGLPILEGDEKATLEDWYRRNIQGGPASFVVPADGYRDFGRAIRQKFLTEVSAR
- a CDS encoding pentapeptide repeat-containing protein — translated: MRRLLSVMAAVAGVVLSAETRAADMTDVQVARLLAGADRSRPIDLAGKDLSFLDLAGLDFKAARLDKANLHAADVANADLSNARLAGAHLDRATVQKTNFAGADLRGASLLRLSVTTELDLGMRMVADAPNFAGADLSGARIFARLNGTNLRGANLAGAQLGHYRMTVIELHPRTFLEMADLSGANLHAADLTGVQFTWAKMVGADLTGARLVGANLTGVDLTGANLAGADLTDANVELATLRDVRGLDAAIGWDRAMNRDRVRP